One window from the genome of Sphingomonas lacunae encodes:
- a CDS encoding helix-turn-helix transcriptional regulator, whose amino-acid sequence MNNKLKVLRAMRNWSQADLAERLDVSRQAVNAIETGKHDPSLPLAFRIARLFETTIEEIFDDSL is encoded by the coding sequence ATGAACAACAAGCTCAAGGTACTGCGCGCCATGCGCAATTGGAGTCAGGCAGATCTGGCGGAAAGGCTCGACGTTTCGCGGCAAGCGGTCAACGCCATCGAGACCGGCAAGCATGATCCGTCGCTCCCGCTCGCTTTTCGTATTGCCCGCCTGTTCGAAACGACCATCGAGGAGATTTTCGATGACAGCCTCTGA